GTGGCTGCTCATCGGTGAGCCGCCTTCATGGACTTCCTTGATGGCCGACAGCAGCTCCGAGGGCGGCGTCTGCTTGAGCATGTAACCCGTCGCGCCTGCCGCGAGCGCGTTGAAAATGTGCTCGGTGTTCTGGTAAACGGTCAGCATGATGATCTGCGTTTTGGGAAGCGAAGGCTTGAGGCGCCGCACGCATTCCACCCCGTTCAGGTTCACAAGGTTGATGTCCATCAGCGTCACGTCCGGGCGCACCCTCGGAATCTGTTCCAACGCATCCTCCGCGCTCGCGTGCGCGCTCACACAACGGTAGCCAGGGGAACTATTGATCAAACGGGACAGGCTCTGGCGCACTTCCCCATCATCTTCCACGATCGAAACCGAAATACTCATCTGAATCTGCTCAACCTTTCACT
This genomic interval from Verrucomicrobiia bacterium contains the following:
- a CDS encoding response regulator transcription factor, translated to MSISVSIVEDDGEVRQSLSRLINSSPGYRCVSAHASAEDALEQIPRVRPDVTLMDINLVNLNGVECVRRLKPSLPKTQIIMLTVYQNTEHIFNALAAGATGYMLKQTPPSELLSAIKEVHEGGSPMSSHIARKIVQSFQRPAGEQSETDSLSPREAQVLDLLAKGFLYKEIADAMHVTYATVHTHIRHIYEKLHVRSRTEAVAKHLRKTRSLPSMPAR